In Aedes albopictus strain Foshan chromosome 3, AalbF5, whole genome shotgun sequence, the genomic window ttcaccaaagaggtgcggctcaaacagcgtctgttctggcatccagcggctgagtaagaaacactGCACCACTTCCTGctaaatccaagatggtagccccatcagcgtggtcgtcccagtgttggttgggacgttaaacagaactgccaCGATGGCCCTCtggtgagacaggagtgttggcgtaggcccaataagccacccgttaaaaaccccattgcgaatagcataggagaaaatacgactccatacaatcggcaaagaattGTTACTATTGTTTACTATGCGATATCACATTTGTGATGTAGTTCTAATGAATGTATGTACATATGCAACCCTATCCACATATTGGCCTAGAAATCATTAAGCTTGAGAAGCAGGCTGAGTTTTAAATGAACCGTGCCTCTACGAAAACGGTGACGTAGAATCAGATAAACTTAGACTATTATTAAAACCAAAGTCACATAAAACACTAATTAAATATTCATCCCCAACGACAATGCGAATCATTCATGCTTAGTATTTTGTTAGCAGCGAGTTTGAATACGTGTATTGCACCCCATTTCGCCCACTAACTACGGTGACGCCGCACTGGCCCCGTGGGATAGTGGCTGGGGGTTGGGCGAAGGCAGGCATCCTCATGAAATGGATTGTCAATATGCAGAACAATTTGGTGCCACGATACAACAATTCACGGAACGATTTATATGAATGATATGTGGGGAGGGCGGGGGCTGACCGAACACGCGTGCACTTCGGCGGCGTCCGGATGCGATAAACATCGTTCAACTacaatcgatgaacaaatgaccATTAGGAGCAATGTGACAGAGTCCTTATGGGGGAACACGGTGCAGGACTGCCAAACGGTGTCTCATTTTGGCAGTGTCTTTGAttcattttttgaattgaataaGCAGACTGGTTCTTCGAAGTTGTATTATATTTTACTAGTATTTTATGAGAGTTACCACACTTTACATCTACTTGAGATATTTACAATAATGCAGAAGAAATTTCGCCATTGTGTTTTGCACAACTCTCCCCGTAATCTGCCTAGTTGAAAGGGCATCCAGGCACCCCTTTCATTCATGTGCGTTTCGACAGAGCGGGAATAGTGTATCCTGGCCATGAACTACAGTGAAGTGCTTTATGCAATATCATGTGATTGATTGATTCTCCATCAGTACGTAATGATTGTCAGTGGAATTCAGTTGTAGTCAAATACGCAGCATGTCCGAAAGCGTGTACTCAGAAATCACCTCCTGGCGAAATGCCAACTATTTCGAAAATGTGGTCGCCACGGATTACAAGATCAAAACCTCCGAGTTCAAAATCGCCAAGATTCACATCTCAACGGCAGTTCCCAAACACAGTGGAGCTGTATCGCTGGTGCACCGAGTGTTGCTACAGGTTCACTTCAATGGTCGAAGTTCACCGAAACACGTGAGTTACATCGTCAAGGAGCGAGCTGACTCCGACGAGGATCATGAACTAGCTGGGAACTCGTGCACGTTTGCCAAAGAAATTGAGCTATACACTCAAATCCTACCGGGGTTCGAAAAACTGTGGGCGAATGAAAACGTGAAGTTTGGACCGAGGTGATAAATGATCAAAAGTGGATTTCGGAATCAGTTGTAGATTGCCATTTACTTCCAGAGTGCTCAAAGTGACAATAACGCCGTTCAGGTTGATCGTCATGGAGGATCTCAAGTTGGCAGGATTTCGAACCAAAAAGAGTCTGAGGGGATTCAAGACATCCGATTGCGAAAAAGTGTTGGAAAAGTTGGCTAAATTTCACGCTGCTTCGGTTCAATATATCGAAAGAGTAAGTAGATGAACAAAATTCTAGAAATTCCATACAGAGCTTCACTTCAAATTTTAGAAGGGATCATTTTCGGATCAATTTAAAACTGGCATTTTGAACGACAAAACTATGAAGGCTTACGAGGTTTACTACACGCCGTTATTCGATTCATTCTACCAGATGTTGGATGATCTGAAATACCACCcaaaaatactggaaaaattgGTAAGAAATAATAAGACTAAAGCCACCCATGGGCTGTATTATGCGATTTAACGCAAAATAGAGCCCCACTGCTAAGCAGGGCTTAGGTATATAGCCGTTGTCTCCCGTAGTTGAAAAAGCCGGTACCCTGCTTTCCAACTTCACTATAcagtataaggtacaccggggcaatttGAAACGgcaagatgtaacacaaaatttaaataaaaatatacatttcaaacaaatgtaaaaaggaatttgggtaagtgtaccaattatggctatagtaccaattattcgccatagttgattttcaccctttaacgaggTAAATcagcaagaaaaattttgtgaacaacagatcacgttcacaaaagatggttgcacttatttaaactccacatcatggtagaaataaatcattttccttaaaatttcggcttccttgcaccctttttcgccatagtgtaccagttatggctaacaccataagaaatgcatgcaaatagtgcgaaaaggaaccgaagttaaataATGTAACTATAACTGGTgcatggttcctatcattggcacacgctgtaagaaatactaaaagtagttttggctcagtttcgatatttttcctgtaaagtatggaaactaagctgtcttttaacttattggtgacattcgttggtcttctcgttatttttgtataaatagctctccttaggtagtgccataattggtacacgcaccctactaCCGATAGATTGTTTGGTTCAAAAATGATGTGTTACTCGACCAAGGTTAGATAACGGTTAGATAAAGGttgctgtttcaacttgcccctgtTTACTTAAACAATATACCAACCTATTACGAACATGAGCATATAGACTGGGTCaataaagtcgatttttcggaacaaagctttttcgattcctttcagcgtccaaaacaactgtgcaaaatttggcagCGATTGCTTGCTTCtccgcattccgcattgcgattgaaatttgcatggaatttagtatgggaaacccTGCTTTTTTGCATTTATGCCATaagttgaaatttttcgtctaaaacgatctaactaatgacgttgaaacatagcctaggatatgtcgaaaaacttttgcggtcttcagcacttgtgaaaaaagttataacgtacagattgcccggtggtgcttaacatttaacatgtaaaggaataacatcaataacaaaatctcaatttttggcccaagtttccaagcaaataacttttttcacaagcgtcggatcacttagcggtcttcaacaaagtttttcggcatatcctatactatactttaacgtcattagttacatggtattatacaaaagaattcaacttatgagtagaatgcaaaaaagtacgttttcccatactaacttccatacaaatttcaatcgcaatgcggaatactgggacacaaccaatcgctcccaaattttacacagttgttttggacgctaatattgaTTGAAAAACCTTTGTTCTGGGTTGAtatgatcaaatttaaagtttctccatacaacgcacagtgggaaaaaacagtgcaaaccaaCACTAAATTCTGTAACTCACAAACGCATCcagtttttctaatgaacaaaacggttttgggtgtaaaattgtctggagaatcgaatgaaagtgtttaaacagaccgcacggatcataatcctgctcattttgccctaattcctcagtattttattgatttttatatgaaactagctctaaaacacttctgaaacatgaatgcggtttgccttgaaggacttttcTGAAGGACTAAGATGTAGAGTATCAATtcgaagtgattgcagtgaccgcatgaatgtatttatgcttattttaccctaattccccacacatattgtgttttatatgaaattagctctataactcacaagaaacataTGAATGGTATTTTCAGAAGCGTTTATTTGGAGAACTAAGATACAAAGAATCGATTGGAAGTGATGACAGTGACCGCGCGAATGAATTTATGCTCATTTTAACCTCATTCCCCACATtccacagtggtaccgccataggccaaaaatcgaaaaattgattttctaattaatgagtttgtatattttttataaatcaatgatgttcccaagaatgcagaaaaaccatttttatgtatgtttctgttgcatattttgcgtgagagcgtgggtactgttatgcaatttgaaattttaaaaatttgtcgaaaaattacATTAATTTTGAGTTGTACAccgcgtcttcgtataacaaaaccaagtggattttcaaatgtttttaaaCGCAGAAAATCAGAATACATGTTTATCTTTCAATTTCAAAGCACCAAAAAGTGGAAATGGATGTTTTTGGACTAATGGGGCTGTGAGTAATGggcacataattttacccatagaatatatacacaataaaaattcatgtaacacttcaaacatgttcttaaccacatttaatcaatcgtcagccatcaaatgatcagatttgagtaggagaatcaatctgtgaaggttgtagctgcagaTATCTGCATATAAGTTTGCatgatgtattggaagttacccgttctttttataaaaaatatattttaaaaaaacTATAAAATTAAATATATAAACTTGTCCTTCTGTAACTGcctgaaatgcgtaccaaaattaCTGCAATTTTAACAGGGGATAGTTCAATGCTTTTTACAATACTtgagggatattttatttgaaaacaaattttgtagATGTTttttattaagaaaaaaaattaataaaaaaaaacagccatACCTCCAGGCTTAAGGTATGAATAATTTCATAACAACTATTTTCATTTGGCCTTGTCAAAACTTACCTTTGCAATTGTTTTATTACTGC contains:
- the LOC109422540 gene encoding uncharacterized protein LOC109422540; amino-acid sequence: MSESVYSEITSWRNANYFENVVATDYKIKTSEFKIAKIHISTAVPKHSGAVSLVHRVLLQVHFNGRSSPKHVSYIVKERADSDEDHELAGNSCTFAKEIELYTQILPGFEKLWANENVKFGPRVLKVTITPFRLIVMEDLKLAGFRTKKSLRGFKTSDCEKVLEKLAKFHAASVQYIERKGSFSDQFKTGILNDKTMKAYEVYYTPLFDSFYQMLDDLKYHPKILEKLLPLKGKAYATTCNLFRLNPTKFNVLNHGDLRMTNIHIREFDKLLLNYQTSFYGSPSFDLIYFLTMSASFCTRIDRFDHLIDHYYKHLKAGLQKLGVMTAIPTQRQLREDLAAHGFLMCLKSIEALAVTLEMPKLELDMKLFRSTGPDGAEFRRNLYANVQFEKTLERLVMFMWKRGFFNFSQM